CGGACAATAAACGCGGTATCTTCAACCGAAAAATCGTTATAAGCCGAATAAATGGCATCTTGAATGTCGTAACCATCGGTTAAATGCACAATATCTTTAAATCCTTTGGTTTTAAAATCAATATGATCCCAAAAGTTTTGATGCAGCAATTCGCGCAATTCGGTAGCGTTATACAAAATACCCGAATCTACTTCTTGGCGCATTACTTCGCTCAGTTCAATATGCGTAACTTCCATATTGTAATTGCGCATCAACTTATCTACATTCAATGCAGGGCTTTCTACGCTACCAACGGGTGGTAACTGCGCTGTATCTCCAACTAAAATAAGCTTGCAGTTTTGCCCTGAATATACGTACATAATTAAATCATCTAAAAGTGAACCGTTTTCGTATAACTGAGAATCGTTGCTGTAATCGGATATCATAGAAGCTTCATCAACAATAAAAATAGTATTTTTATGTTTGTTAGGTTGCATGCTAAAGCCCATGCTTGCTCCTGCTTGTTTTTTAGGAAAATATATTTTTTTATGAATAGTATAAGCAGATTGATTGGCATAATTGCTAATTACCTTTGCCGCTCTACCAGTTGGTGCTAATAAAACATATTGCCATTTTACAGCGGCTAAATTGTTAACCAAAGTAGATATTACAGATGTTTTACCAGTACCTGCAAAACCTTTTAAAACAAAAATTTGATCCTGAATTTTAGTACTTAAAACAAAATCGGCTACTTTATTAAAAAAAATATCTTGGTGCAAGGTTGCGTCGAACGGAAATCCGGAACGTAAAATTTTATAAAAATCGGTAGCAGTCATGTAATCGTTGTATTCATTAGCATACAAAGATACATAGTAATACCCACAGAAACATTTATAACTAAAAAAATTGTATTTTTGTACAAGCAAAATTTTAAATCAAAAATGCTCAATCAACCAATAACTGCTAAAACCTATAAAAAATTACTTATTAAGATAGATGCGCATCATCTGTCTTACGCTATTGTAGATGTACTTACACAAAACATTGTGCATTTACAACAAGTAAAGTTTACTGCCTATGCCAATACAATTAGCGTTTTAACCGAGCAAATTAAGCAAAGCTTAACCACGTTGGTAGATTTAAAAATGGTTTTTGACGAAGTTTTGGTGCTGCACAACAACAACTACAATTGTTTTGTACCTGGCGCTTTTTTTGATAAAAACAAGATAGAAAGCTATTTGCAATACAACACCAAAGTTTTTGAAAGCGATGATACGGCTTATGATTTTTTAGAACGTTATGATTTGTACAACATTTACGTACCGTTTACCAACATTAATAATTTGTTATTAGATTTTTGGCCCGAAATTAATTACAAAAATGCCAATTCGGTTTTAGTGCAAAAAGTTTTAGATTTATCTAAAAACAAAGAGCAAAACCTTGCATTTGTACATTATCAAGAAAATCATTTTGAATTGGTAGTGGTAAACAACCAAAAACTTATTTTTTACAATTCGTTTGAACATAAAACTACTGAAGATTTTATTTATTACCTGCTATTTACTTTTGAGCAGCTTAAACTAAATCCAGAACATATTATTACCTATTTTATTGGTAACATACACAAACAACATAC
This genomic window from Flavobacterium agricola contains:
- a CDS encoding ATP-dependent DNA helicase — protein: MTATDFYKILRSGFPFDATLHQDIFFNKVADFVLSTKIQDQIFVLKGFAGTGKTSVISTLVNNLAAVKWQYVLLAPTGRAAKVISNYANQSAYTIHKKIYFPKKQAGASMGFSMQPNKHKNTIFIVDEASMISDYSNDSQLYENGSLLDDLIMYVYSGQNCKLILVGDTAQLPPVGSVESPALNVDKLMRNYNMEVTHIELSEVMRQEVDSGILYNATELRELLHQNFWDHIDFKTKGFKDIVHLTDGYDIQDAIYSAYNDFSVEDTAFIVRSNKRANQYNQQIRMRILDRESEISPGDYMMVVKNNYFWLKDSKHTDFIANGDIIEVLQIYKTIELYGFKFARVKVRLIDYPNEPDFETMILLDTLYSESPSLTYQQQNQLYQEIMLDYENERAQYKKHQKMRENEYFNALQVKFSYAITCHKSQGGHWNTVFVEKPYLPDGISEAYIRWLYTAITRAKDKLYLIGFKDQTE
- a CDS encoding DUF3822 family protein, whose translation is MLNQPITAKTYKKLLIKIDAHHLSYAIVDVLTQNIVHLQQVKFTAYANTISVLTEQIKQSLTTLVDLKMVFDEVLVLHNNNYNCFVPGAFFDKNKIESYLQYNTKVFESDDTAYDFLERYDLYNIYVPFTNINNLLLDFWPEINYKNANSVLVQKVLDLSKNKEQNLAFVHYQENHFELVVVNNQKLIFYNSFEHKTTEDFIYYLLFTFEQLKLNPEHIITYFIGNIHKQHTAFLMAYKYIRYVSVYDTQPFVTLNKASKQENLEHFILLHA